The Phragmites australis chromosome 13, lpPhrAust1.1, whole genome shotgun sequence DNA window tttttaataatttctcTATACTGTAGCGCAAAATTATTAAGATTTATTTTTCATGGAACCAATGTGCGAAAATAGCTATTCATTTTTTATGTGTGCAAAAAATTGCATTTTTATGTAAGTTGTTATTTTATTGTGGTGCACAGTCTTCTTTTACGTAATTAATTTTCACAGTTAAGTTAGTTAGTTGCCTTGAGAACAAGGCGGCCACTTAGCTTGATGAATAGTGTAACTAGTAAGGTGCAAACATTATGTAGTGATAGCACCAAAAGTTTTGAGTCTTTTCTGATTTCATTCGATATTTACTTCCCTAAAGTGTGGCaaaaaaagttaaattgtaattataatagtattttagTATCCTATCACATGACCAAGCATTTCCAGTTATCTATTTTCAAGAATGGATGCAATGCTCCCTTCTTTTTAGCGCATCAGGTGTCCTATTTTTATAGGCGAGTTCAATATAAATGGCTTGTATTTCTGTGTCATTGATCTTCAGGGATATGTTATTTCTATAAATGTGTTATATTTCTATATGACAACAAAATAACAACttataacaaaaaataaaaaaattacatacatagaaaatgaaaaaaaaaatctttgcacATTGGTTccgtgaaaattaattttttaataattttcgTGCGACAGTGTCATGAAAAATAGTTCGTGCTACAGTGCCAATACGTGTAGGACCAAAATGCGAAAATTACTATTTTCACTATTCCATCGAGaacttcacattttttttttgtaattttacgATTTTGCatgatatttttaaaatatcctaaaaaataatattaaaaactCACAGATTCCCCGTGGGACAAGGAtaagggatgataaggggaAAGGAAAAGTGGAGGAAGTCATCGGCTCCACCTCTGCGTCGCGTACTGACAACGCCAACTATACAAACTAGCAAGCAGTAAATATTAACTATTCCGACCTTATTCAAATGCTACAGTTGATCCCATCAGTGAAGGGATTATTTTATgattgtacatattttttttaattaacccctcctgtcggtgatatgggatccgggggttctcgagtcccgaggccaggacagcgcagtgtcACATGGCGcattccctcggggaccacgtCCCCGAGGGTCTGAGGGAAGCCAAGTCCggaagggggtgctcgaggccaagaatagttggtccccgagtacccagagtgccccgaggacccgagaagagccaggttcAGGAGGGGTGCTCGTGGCGAaggacagttggtccccgagtacccagagttcctcaaggacccaagaagagccaggtccgggagtgagcgctcggggccaagagcagttgatccccgagtacccagagttccctgaggacccgagaagtccCATACCGATGGACCCCGCAAGGACTCCATGATGAGGTGTCGATTGGTGGgaggcccaatgctgcatttaagggggagcgtggaccgtcacatccaaccactctcccccacgcctgtcgtactgaataCGTCAGTCCATGCCACCGCTTGAcaggaaggcgtgggaacaattaatgcagcgggtcccatcgcatgtcccttcGCGGGGCCCATGGAAacagacggcttgaagatatcttcaatgggtttgaggcttatcgcttatcgccctgttgcatcaaaccgtgtcagacctactctgaccagacaagtatgagagagtactcagaggctggccggtgggcgccctTGCGCCTGTTAAAgttgggacgtgaagaccgatgCGACCGTCCGaggggtgcattttcaacccttgtaacatcaattgtagacccatgatggttgctttccatttattatttacggaAACTTGTAcccccgttctgggcactccctggagAGCCTCCTCCGGTAGATataaggggggagcacttcgtagaagggGACGGAGAAAAAGGAAGGTCAAGACTTCACACAGGCAATAGAACAGCagcaccttgtaacacagaAAAAAAACGAGAGTgttagagatccagagaaagacattcgaagagcattgataatatactagacatacaggagtagagtattaccCATCCGTGCGGTCTGAACTTGTTTAAACCCTTGATGCATTCATTACTACTAGCCGACGATTATTCATCCTACCTAAGTCACACACATATTAACCCCACGTACAAGGTAGATCAGAAACAACTttccgaccgaatctcaaaggggtccatCAGGATCATTGCTTGCGGTATTGAAATCAACtacaaatttgaataggattagATAAACAGCATTAGCTATTTACACGTTTGCACTTGTTGACTTGTTAGTAGATCTTCCCCAACATCAGGTACTCGTGCCGACGCTATGAACTCCGGTGCGCGTGCCCGAGTAGGTGAGTAGAGTAGAGACCAACGAGCGCAGCTTAACACTTGACACAACCCGCAAACAAGGCCGGGCCTTGAAAGTTGAAACCCTGTACCGGCTATAGTTTCTAAATTACAATCAGTAATACAGAGTGGTAAATTGTTTCACATTTTTTACTCCTGACAGGTTAATTGCTCCGGAAGTCAGGGGATCAATGGTCTTGTCAGGATTACTACTAAGTGGCTGAAGCAGATAAGTACCCTGCACAAAAGTAACATCAAGATGAACCACAAAATAACACTGCCTGTATCCAGTCGCCTCACCAAACTGAGAATCTGACGCGGCatataacaaaaaaaaactgtgGATCCCAACATGTTGCATATGGCATATCTGGTGCTTGGCTGCACAGCCCACAGTTAGTAAACAGTGACACAGCATAACAGGCAAGCTCTGTTGCAACGATATTAAATTCAAGAATCATGTGCCGAAACTTCACTAGATGAAGAAAAGGGAACAGATTGTTCCTGAACCACTTGTTTTACTCTTACAAGGGCTGCCATGACCTTGATTGTTACATAACAACCTATCCTCAGCATGTTATACACCGCACAACAAAAGAAGATGCCTAAGGAAAGAGATACTCTTATAGTCGGACGAAAACTGTATCACAACAGAATTCAGATGCAACAAGTTGTCTGATGGTCGATAAGAGACCACATTTGAAGATACCACCAAGATGATCTCCCCTGGCTTTCAAAATTTGTAATACCAACTCTTCAATTTGGATAGCTCAATCAATGATGATGCTCACTGAACATGTGAGATCAATGTCGTTACATCAGATAATGTGCGTTCCGGTAATATCTGTTGATGTACTTCGCCTGCAGAAAACAGTAGGTACAAAGTTAAATCCAGAGCAGGTTCGGATGCTTCAATTAAGGAACACTGAACAGCACCACGGCATACCTTCACTTTGCTTACATCAGGTGTGTCCGGGGTTTTCACAGGATAAAATTTGTAAAACTTAATGTTTTCAAATGCCTCTTTTGTCTTAGGATCCATATCATCAATAGctttcttcctggcttctttaGCCTGCATAAGTTTTGGGGAAACAATTAATACTAGAATGCAATAAATCTCCTGTGAAGTTAATTGATATTTCGGTTGATTGTGGACCTGTTTCAGTTCTCTCTTCCTTTCTCTAACCTTCTCCATTAGAAATTCCTGTTAAAGAAACGTGGCAGCAAAATTAGGAAGGGAAAGCCATCAAGGTTACTATTCTAAACAACACTAAGTTTAGAGTATGATTGATTAAGAACAAATATTAATGTGTACCTTAAATTTTTCTTTCTCATCTTCTGGCAACACTTCATCTTTGACTTTCTCATCAATAAAATCCTGCATTGCAACATAATGATTCAGCACAGATGCCCTTTCATAGGTACCCACTATAGTGCATCAGAGCAGACCAAAACAAATTCCATACAAACCTCGTAATCATCCATTTCCCAGTCAAAGTCAGTAACTATCTGCAACAAGTAGCACAAAGATGACAACAATTTACAGCTATTTGATATCAGAACTCCAGACTAAATTAGGAAGCAATAAATACAATTACAATTCTGTGAATAATGCTTGAAATACAATAACTACAAAGTGGAAAGCAAGGTGAGCAGATTTAATTGTCCCCGCATATCAATAGAAGGAAACTTCAAACAATGCAGGCATGATCATATATCAACGACAAAAGATGGGGAGGGGTCCCCAGCAGCACGTGAGATTGGCTTACATAGCGAGGGCAATGGCAGCATGCCAGCAGCACCAGACAAAAACCATGACCTCATATAGACCAAACACCATGTCACAGCACAAACGGCTCAGCGAGCACAGAAATAAGCCAGAAGAAGTCAACTCCTGGCTGCAGCTTATGTGGTGAGATTGGGATAGTAACTATACTGATTGATTCAGTTGAACGGCATTCCAAATATAAGCCCAGCTAAGCTCACAatcaaaaaaatacatattaggTGCGATGCGGATACTGCTCTTTCTAGATTTATTCCTTTAGTAATTATGACCCCTCCATAAGACATAACAAACAGCATAACCTACGGGTAAATAAGAAAAGTAACAACTCTTGATTATTTATGTAATACCGCTAACTGATAACAAACTCAGTAAAGGAAGCTTACCGGGGGTTCTAGAGGGTATATGATATTGACAACTGTGTCATCTTCGTCTTCAGGAGGATTCAGTGGCATATAATCTGCAAGATATTAAACGAGGTTTGTATGCCGATGAGATCACCCTCCCTCAAGAGAACCATATAATCAAAACAATTAATGCCAGATATATTTAAATCGAGAGATCTAATCAACTAGTAGAACAAAGATATGTGCCAGTATTTGTGATCATGAGTTGTGCCGTACAGGGGTTCAGTGGGAGTGTCGGTTTATTTCGAGTATTTGTGAGCATGTAGTGTTGCGCTGTTTTAGAATGTGGCTGCCTAACCCACCTACGCAGTTCTTACGCACTATGCACAAGGCACACAACCTTCCCTCGTAGCATCTAATTGCTATCTAGGAGGCTACCTCACTAGATGGTAACTAGATGCTAGGCACCACCTCGCTGCCCAACTAGCGCATTTTAGAACACTACATGCTCGGACTCTTTATAGCATGACTACAAAATTGCACACTCTAACGATACTGTTAGAGATGCTAATCTTAAAGGCGCAAACAACACCAAAAGGGCAAAGACCAACCGAATACACACCAACAAATGAAAAGAAGAGACTGATTCCCTAAAAAAATGAAGAGACTTGCTTGAGACAGGATATTAGTTGAATCGGATTGTTAGGAAGCAACCGGAATACGAtttcaattgatattattgaTCATACAATATGCCATTTATGATTTTGTTAGCCAACTAAGTCCATTGAAGTTTAATAGCCATCACATTTGTTCGCTGGCATGTTACTTCAACTACCATTCCAATGAATTAACAATTCAATTAAGAAAAAAGCTGATCATTCCAACATGTTGAGTTGTATCACAACCATTCAACTCGTAGTTGCAGTCTCACAGAACATTATGCACAAATTTGAATAGTGTAGTTTACATTATCCTGGACTGAAGCATGCCAAGGACAAGTACAGCATGGGAGCCTCTCTAAGGATAACAAGTATTCAAAGGACCCTATAGCAAAAAAGGCAACAGATATTCCCATAGAAGCACAGTACAAGCGTACGAAAAAGTAAACCCAATTCAGCTTACAGGGCATGCAGTAGTCAAACTTCTTGACTCTCTCAGTTTTAAGATGCTTCAGCGCAGACCTGCAAATGTATAAACCTGAGATTTTGTAGCTTGTAACTAGTGGTAAGAATAGTACAGCTTAAAAATGGACATATACCACCTCACTGGATGAGAATGAAAATGCCCCGTAAACAAAtacaagacaaaaataaaaatatatacccCAAACCATGAAATTTTGGAAGCATAAATTCATAATGCTGACCTTCGCTGGGTGCAACCGAGAGtgaatatttttgttttcaaaCTGTCAATCCTGCTGAGCCTATAGACAAAGCAATAGCAAAGTGAGCAACATAAGTTACAATGACTGGGAAAAGGTAAGGATATaagcaacaaaaacaaaagtcAACAAATATTGGTCAACATAAATAACACAGAAATACCGGTCCTCAAGTGGAACATAGGGCACCCATGCCATCTTCATCGCCTTCATTGGCACTATTTCTTCATTTTCCCTTTGGACGGAATTTATGCCAATTTTATCTGATGGAGGGAAAGGagagtctacctgcaaaataaaaatttcaaGTGCTAAATCAGACCCACCATCCAGCAAATAAATAGTAACATTTACTAGGCCTTAAACAAGTTACTTGATGACAAACTACAAATATGACAAGCCATATTCGTCACTGCATATTAGAGCCAATAGCATCaatgaggaggagaagaagattaCCAGTCAAACAGTGTTGAGCAGGATACCAGGAAATCCAATACAAAGGGTACAAAATGTGCCTACCAGAATATAGTCTCCTCAGTAACATCTACCTATGTATCACTGATGCTCCACTAACACAGCCGTACCTATATCATATACCACCATGCCTGATACCTGTATCGGATACTGTGATAGTTCATCTATATTACCATTGCCCTGTTTTGAAAATCACATATTGCGGTATCGCCGTATCCGTATTCCGTACCAGTGAAACATAGACATCAACCAACAAGATTATGCTACCATTTTTTAGTTTCAAAAGGTTGTCGCATTTTTAATCTTAAAAACTGACATATGCATTTTCTCTCTTGTGCAGTTGATAATTCTAAGTAAACAGCAATAATATATACCAAAGATAGTATGCATTTTTGGTAATGCAAAAGGTATTAGACAGAATGTTCAGTCAAGAGGGTAGGGTGGATGAGAACTTACAGCAACTACAACAGGAATAAGTACTATCTTTGATTCACCATTTACATCCAATAGTTGAGCTGCATGCCAACGGAAATAAGCCAGTTAGACTTTAATGGAACAACATTCAACAGGCTGGCACAACTAGTAAGCAAATAAAACAGACAGCAAATACCAAAATCCACTTTATACATCCAACATATCTATAGTGCTGCACAGACATATTTGTTGAATCTCACTAAACCAGACTGATAGctcctcaaaaaaaaaacttcacatTAAATTTAGCCCAGATAACACTAGTTTGCTGCCGATTACTAAACTATTACCAATATTAACAAACATGTATCAAGGATCAAGGGTAGCCAAATTAACTTTAGAAACAAGCTAAAAAGGAAGTACACTTACGCTCAGTGCTTCCAAACACGTAAACTGTCTTCCCATAAAGTTCTCCCCCTTCTTCTAGCGTTTTCTGGTCACCCACAAGAACCACATATCATTGTGAAGGGGAGCTAAACattcgaaaaagaaaaaggaaatcttACAGCATTATCTTTTTGACCATCATACCTCTAAATTTTCAAAGTTCCAGTTGAACTCCTTTATCTTATCAATGTTTTCCCACTGAAGATGACATGCCAAGTTATATAAGTTGTTAAAAGCAAGGCAAAATGCGTAGCTTAAGCTGTATGATAAGTCCAAATGTGCATCACTAACATACACACTACAAAATAAAAGAAGGTAGGGATGGGCACAAACCTCAGTCCCGACAGGAAAAGCGGATAACCACAGATCCTCCTGAACATAGCAAGCAACCATTAGCCAAAACACTCATAAAGCGAAAGAGCAAGGCCATAATCAAGGAGATCATACACGACAGTCAAGCAGGATTTAAATCATACTGGTAACTTCAAAAAATGGCCAAACAGATAATCTCAATAGAACGAACTGCTGTTATTAgccaaaaaaaacttgcaaacagTACATGGCACCTGTGGTGCAACAATGAATCTGTTCAAATTAACATGCCAGAAACATGTTTGTAGATTCATCGTCTTCCAGACGTATCTTAAACTTCAGTGCTAATCAGGCATGCTTCACTATTGTCATATAACAACCACTACTACCAGACCAAAGAAAAAGTTGACTTGGAATAAATTGTAAACTTCAGCCTAAGGCACAGCTTTAGTTTCTTTTCATCATTAGCGAATTCTCTAACACCACGGCAGAGCATTCCAGTTTCCTACTCAGATGGGAAAACCAATAATCGAACCAAGTCTAGTCTCATATTAACGGAGAGATGCCACATTTGAGCATCGCTCGCTTCAGAACACAACCATCATCCCGCATTTTTGACCAATCCAAGCAGTACAAATCTCACCGCGAGAGCACCAATCGAAAATGGAGCAGTCCACGAGCTAAATCGGATCACGACTAGCAGACGCTAGCTACTCGGCGGTACCAAAACCTAAAAGAACGAACCACGCATCCGAGACAGGTCATCCTGCATCCTCCTCACCAGATTCCTCTTCTCGGGGAAGTACTCCGTCTCGGCCTTGGGCTTGGGCGGCGCCTTGGCGCGCCTTCCCCGCCCCCGCgtggccggctccttcgccGCCTCCGGCTTGCTCGATTCACCGGCAGCCGCCTGGGCCGCCGTGCGCTTCTTACCCCTTGGGCGCGCCATCGCTCTCtgctgctagggttagggtttcggctCGCGTTCGGATTGGGATTTGTATTTATGCGTTGGGGAGAGGGGTGGGTGTCGATTTGGGGGAATCGGCGCGTGAAATCGACGCGGTCCAAATTTGAAGCGGGGACGAGAGGGGTGAGCAaggggggaggcggcgcggggcGTGCGGCCTGCGAGTGTGTTCAACCTTCGATGGGCGGCGAGACCTGTAGGTTGGACACGAACTCAGTTTTGGCCCGTCCGATTACAGTTGGGGCGGTGATCTGTCCGTCTGTCGAGAGGGTGCGAGGCGCCGCGTGGTCAAAATGCTTTTGGACACTGCTGGAGATCTGCGTTGCTTAGCAGTGAGATTCAAATGTAGGGCGTATGACACGTGGGGTCCACCCGGCACTAATCGCGATGACTGTTTCACACCTTATTTTACGGTGCTATCAGTCCGACCCACCGTTTTGCAGGAACTGGATCTCTAACTTCACTCTGCCATGAAGCGTCGAATTTCAGATAAACGGACAGAATTTGATACTACAATGATGATACAGTAATctgtaaatattaatattatgtaTAAATCTGGAGTTTTTAGAAATTACGTAAATCCTGAAATTTTACGTAGAAACCTAAGAGCTTTACAGAAAActttaaaaatgttttttttataaaattacctTAAAACTCGATTTTGTATCTATTTTAGCAATTGTGCAATATTTAATTTtgctattattatttttatactattaattattatttttattgtttaaTTTCATGTTAGACGTTTAAATTCgataaaattcatataataaTATAGAAAGTGTCAAGAGAATTATAATATTTAGCAAtgtgatgcaactttactaagCAGTAATACTCGTGtcatttaaatatgtagatggctggcatcacgaacaagaAGTTCACTGAGCTGAGTGCAGATTGTCACAACTATCTCACTTAGATGTCGAATGTCCGGATATTGCAATTAGGCTAGGAACATGCTGTGTAATGGTTTTCATAGAGGATAAGGATGATtagacacttcattttttctaccatcatctcTTCCCCACTTTGAAGAATGAATACATAGCTATGACCAGCGCTAAGTCATTATTGGACGCACTCCAATAGCGTTTTAAGTACGCCATCAAGTTTTTTTCAAAGCAAGAATAGGTTCAACTTTGTTTCTATGACTACAAGCATGTCACCAGCTATGTCCCAACATTTCATCACAATATCCCAATAACGAAACTATATGATTGATGTAAATAGACAGaaacatgctcataactgaAAGCGCagtaattcgaattgatcttacactctGCAGGGATATATCTTTACTCATAGGACACGATGATCATGTCACAAGATATGTACTCTTTCT harbors:
- the LOC133888473 gene encoding protein HEAT INTOLERANT 4-like, coding for MARPRGKKRTAAQAAAGESSKPEAAKEPATRGRGRRAKAPPKPKAETEYFPEKRNLEDLWLSAFPVGTEWENIDKIKEFNWNFENLEKTLEEGGELYGKTVYVFGSTEPQLLDVNGESKIVLIPVVVAVDSPFPPSDKIGINSVQRENEEIVPMKAMKMAWVPYVPLEDRLSRIDSLKTKIFTLGCTQRRSALKHLKTERVKKFDYCMPYYMPLNPPEDEDDTVVNIIYPLEPPIVTDFDWEMDDYEDFIDEKVKDEVLPEDEKEKFKEFLMEKVRERKRELKQAKEARKKAIDDMDPKTKEAFENIKFYKFYPVKTPDTPDVSKVKAKYINRYYRNAHYLM